From one Pseudomonadales bacterium genomic stretch:
- a CDS encoding acyl-CoA transferase has protein sequence MQTLIRFVVLMALGFGSWVFAGSELVGRVPVLPDEKVPGYLARIELNDPLEVEAALQRAEDVYLSDEIPENVPPVVFVLPGPEVAVFQKHNYQRYKPIVDLAARLSAFRVVDIRICRTQLYSLGGGEQELHPFVGTVPYGPAEVQRLLDVEHYVYF, from the coding sequence ATGCAAACACTGATTCGATTCGTCGTGCTGATGGCATTGGGTTTCGGTTCGTGGGTGTTTGCTGGTAGCGAGCTGGTTGGGCGTGTGCCAGTGTTGCCAGATGAAAAGGTGCCGGGTTATCTGGCCAGGATAGAATTGAATGACCCTCTGGAAGTGGAGGCTGCGTTACAGCGAGCAGAAGATGTCTACCTTTCAGACGAGATCCCGGAGAATGTGCCGCCAGTGGTTTTTGTTCTGCCTGGTCCGGAAGTAGCAGTGTTTCAAAAGCACAATTACCAGCGTTACAAGCCCATAGTGGATCTGGCTGCCCGCCTTTCTGCCTTTCGGGTAGTCGATATCCGTATCTGTCGGACCCAGCTTTATTCCCTGGGCGGTGGAGAGCAGGAGCTTCACCCGTTTGTTGGCACAGTGCCTTATGGTCCTGCTGAGGTGCAGCGGCTATTGGATGTTGAGCACTACGTCTATTTTTGA
- the erpA gene encoding iron-sulfur cluster insertion protein ErpA: MSGIETFTPSPMYLSANAVAKINRLIEEEGNPDLKLRVYVTGGGCSGFQYGFSFDEQVADDDTAVKEGGATMLIDSLSIQYLSGSTVDYQEGLEGSRFVVNNPNATTTCGCGSSFSV; the protein is encoded by the coding sequence ATGTCGGGTATTGAAACATTTACACCCAGTCCGATGTACCTGTCGGCCAATGCGGTTGCGAAAATCAACCGTTTGATAGAAGAAGAGGGAAACCCTGATTTAAAGCTTCGGGTCTATGTGACCGGTGGTGGCTGCTCGGGTTTTCAGTATGGCTTCAGCTTTGATGAGCAGGTGGCAGATGATGATACCGCTGTGAAAGAAGGGGGTGCCACCATGCTGATTGATTCTCTGAGTATTCAATACCTGAGCGGTTCCACCGTGGACTATCAGGAAGGGCTGGAAGGCTCCCGTTTTGTGGTCAACAATCCGAATGCGACAACGACTTGTGGATGTGGATCGTCGTTCTCGGTTTAG
- a CDS encoding polymer-forming cytoskeletal protein has translation MQKKKGVSTFSAGSTTLIASGTHVVGDIRFQGNLEIEGEVTGNIIAEDAADARVRVLQQGHVRGDIKVPSVVINGHVEGTVAASSHVELAAKAVVEGDVHYAIVEIEKGARINGNFVHESAQVVEMSSAATHVVEKTL, from the coding sequence ATGCAAAAAAAGAAAGGCGTATCGACATTCTCGGCGGGTTCTACAACGCTGATTGCCAGTGGCACGCATGTGGTGGGTGATATCCGTTTTCAGGGAAATCTTGAAATTGAAGGTGAGGTCACAGGCAATATTATCGCCGAGGATGCTGCTGATGCCAGAGTGCGGGTTTTGCAGCAGGGCCATGTGCGTGGTGACATAAAAGTGCCCAGTGTGGTGATCAATGGTCATGTAGAGGGTACGGTGGCGGCGTCAAGTCATGTCGAACTGGCTGCCAAGGCTGTGGTCGAAGGTGACGTGCATTATGCAATTGTCGAAATTGAGAAAGGCGCCAGAATCAATGGCAATTTTGTGCATGAGTCTGCTCAGGTAGTGGAAATGAGTTCCGCCGCAACGCATGTTGTAGAGAAAACGTTGTAG